A segment of the Ipomoea triloba cultivar NCNSP0323 chromosome 1, ASM357664v1 genome:
TATATAATGCTTGGCTCTTTTTATGTAAGTGCAAAGTCCACATGGGTAGTTTTATCCATTTATTATTGTGTTTGGAAATTAAgtgttgaaaataattatttgaacaTTAAGTAGCTAGATGGGAGTTAATGGTATAAAACCTAATACGAtctgtttaataaataaaaagttttaaaaaataaaagataaaatggaaaaaaaaaatattataaatcatGTAAGTTAGTTCCCTTTCATATTCATGATCGGTCATGCATATAGACAATATTGACAATCTTGAAAGAAGAAGATAATAGTCGCAATCTAGTTTTATAAGAAGTTGTGGGCATTCAAGTATactcaataaataatttattaatttataaagtaAATAAGGTAGTAGCTTTATGCGATTCAATAATCCTTTTGATATAAATCCctttatatatagtagataagattttgtgattttctagcaattattattgaatttggTCGGTCATATACAACTTGATAATTTAGGACTTCCTCAAATTAAAGGTAACTAAaacaactttgtaaaatatgGTTAGTTGTAATGAATATTGTTAGTATTGTTGTCAACAATACACAATAAAACTagttatacatacataattataCTAGACTCAGCAAGATCGATATTGGTGTCAATCGACACCATAGATgaatgttttatatttataactACTTTTCATTTCTATCCAACAAGTACGCAagcaaaaattttcaaaattttgatcttttttcttACCATATTTGAGAAGTGATTGAATTTTTTACTCTCAATAGTAGGGTATGTGGTCGAAAAACTCATATCTTTAGTAAAAAACTTACTTTTTTTGATAACTTTTCTAGATagttaaactttttttttcaaaaaaaaaagttaatttcttTTACATATAGTGAAGAAACAAATAGAAgaataagagaaaaaaaaaagaaggaaaagagataaaggataaaaattaatgaaattccTAGTTTTCTtaagaagaaggaaaagaaggaaggtgaagaaaaaaaaaatggttatgcCAATTGCCAAAGAATAAAAACAAGTTGTCTCTCGTCTTGTGGGTTTTGACTTTTTGCATCTTGGTAGAAACATTTTCCCTTTTCAATATTTGTGGCTTTTTTAATCATagtaattaaaagaatatatatataacgatcGATGATTGAAAATTCATGAGCATGTCCGATAAATTAGTTGTctacatttttataacttttgTTGGCGATTAATTGATTGGCATTATTAGTCGCTTACTCACTTTTGATTGTTAATCAAAACTAGACGATGAACTAGCATGTTcaactttttcaatttcaaattggAATACAATAAACATAAACTCATCAAATAATTTGGCATTGATCGGTAAAATTCTTATTGACATTTCTTATTTTAAGATTGatgttcaataataatattttgaaaaaataattaaatagaccttcaaattataattgaaaagtAATTAGATcgttaatttattttaaaaaaaatcaattgaacAGTACAATTTGTCAAATTGATACTCCGTATGATTTAGTTGATAACTTGTCAAGTTGATGTAATTAACTCAAATAACCAGTAAACTTAGGGTAACAACGGAtaaaacttgtatgagaccgtctcacagatccttattcgtgagacgggtcgggtcggatcaaggcaccatgcaaaatatcatacttatatgtgcaaatgtcatacttttatgctcaaatataacactaatcaagaatacaatttttgttacttattagagaaaaaaacaatacatttttcataataaataatgttgacaagtgccacttacttataagggcaaatataatacttttgtgggagaatgtaatacttttaaatcgaaatgtaaaagtattgtatttctacttaaaagtattacatttactcttataagtaacaaaaattttattcctaattagtattacatttgagcatataagtatgacatttgtgcatataagtgttacagtTGCATTTTGACCAgacctgacccgacccgtctcatggtgagacgggctcacacaaatttttgccaatGCATTCACGtgctaatttttcaaaaaattttaacattttaaaaataaaaaataaaacatactaTTTTGCTTTCTCTAttatttagacaaaaaaaaacaaaaaaaaaaaaaaaaaaaaaaaaaacaaacaaaaaacaaaaaaaaacaaaaaaaaaaaaaaaacaaacaaacaaaaaacaaaacaaaacaaaaaaaaaacaaacaaacaaaaaactcaTTAGGCATGAGCTTCTTCATCATGTTAGACAAAGAAGTCGTGGTTGGCTTATCTGTCCAGATGACAGAAGCAtagatgattttatttattatttttttttgtaaaacactttaaaaaaaaattacggagtacatttttaGTGGTTTCTTAAAGATAATTGGTCAATCAACTCAATTGCATCAAATTGAGGAGTTAAGATATCTAATTCAAACCTTGCCTAATTACCTGTTCGCATATAGTTTGATtgtttatttgacatttttctcTAATATCTCTTATTAGTTTTAATTAGTATTCTGGGTAAAGAAAACTTTTGAcgaatttaataaattttaaattattagtgttattttatatatctatatcatCGTAGCTATTAAttcttgaaaatttaaattttagcaaTAGTGTTAGAACTCGAGAATTGTgtgaattaataaataattagttataaatataaattaaacaaataaaacctttcaacaaaaaaaaaaaaaaaaaaaaagtgggtttGGACATTAGTgcgtatatataaattaagctACACTTGTACGTATCTACTTTCCCATTCATGAAAAATACTCTACACAATGATATACTTGTACGTATCTACTTCCCTTTTTcactttttctaaaaaaaaacaaggggCCATGCTTCTGTCATGGCGACCCGACTAGGGCCGCTCAACCGGAAGGATCTGCCGCATGTTTTACCCTTCTGGGGACCACCTCTTCACGTGGAAGTCCATTAGGATTGGCCTCCGGTCCCACATGATGATACCTTTCTGTCAATGACCAATTAAGTGAGAATATACTGTTTATAAAGAGCCAACCATGCATATTGGGTGTAACTCCCACATTGCGATAAAAATCCATCTTGTATGCTACTGTTAAAGCGGGTATATGAAGAAATGCCGGTTGGCAGCCTAGAAAAGGCTAATCAGCTCCACTCCATCACTTTTAACAATTTTACAGGTTTAGTTCGTTTTCACAACtcttaatttgtttttgtttttttttttaatgaatcagAGTCGTTTATCAAATCATAcatattcttaaattttataagAAAGCTTTCAGTAGCCATCTGAAAGTGCGTTTTGGGTGAAATTCACATTGTGGACCAAATCGACAAAGAACCACAATGAAGTAAACTGTTTTAGGTTGTTCATAACTAATCAGtttaaaacaagaaaaacaatagaTAATTTTCACAAGAAATACAACTTGAAATATTATGATTATCCAATCATGACCAATCTTGCAATTTGTACCTCTATGAGTGGTTTCGGGCGAAAAGAAAGGACGAGAtcgaaaataaaaggaaaaaaagacttgaaggagaagaaaagaaacttttccccttttgttctCCCCTTTAACATCCGAAGTATAAGTTACTTGATTGACcttcatacatacatattttaGACTTAGTTTAGTGATGAAATAGTCTTAAGTTAGATAATAAATCTAGTATATTTTAATGCATGCCCAAAATTAAAAGTGATAAGTTcatatttggatgaaaaaaaatattacagatTTAAATACTACATAACTAAGCTATTTTTCattgaaaagggaaaaaattacaaatatatggTGCATGCCATCAGGCAATAATTATTGGGAAGCTATTAAAACTCGTGACATTATGGATCTCTCCTTAAACATAAATCTTAATtagaaaagtattatataagtTAAAGTTATcaatcttaaaaaaattaattatatttaataaaaaaaacacacacataaaATAGTCGGGGATCAATAATAAGGACTCATGGTAAATACTTATTAGGGATGGCGGCATATTGTTATGGCCGGGAAGAAGCAAGAAAGATATTTTGCATGGAAAAGAAGATAAAAGTGTGGACACTGATGAATAGATGGATAAAAAGAAAGGTACGTTTTTATCTCATATACCATCTTGATGGAGATTAACCATCAGAATCTAATTATCTTTTTGGAGAGTGAAAAATGTCATACGACAGATTCAATCAAAAGAGCAAttggaaatggagaaaattaattaatataattaggtGTAGACGGTGGGGTGTTCGGTCCTTGGATGCCAACCCACGCCATTTCATCAATAGCCCTTTCATTCTACCTCATAATCTTCATGCACGCTTCAAATAAAACTCTGTATAAAGCTCAAAATGATTTTATGAAAACGTACCGTTACCATTTGGAGACTTCATGTTTAATGTACTTAAAAGCCAATTGCAAGGAGTGTTtgcggtatatatatataaggtgatTGTTAAGAAAAATGGGACCAAAAAATTAAGAacggaaaatatatataattgagaaCATGGTTCACTTTGTTAGGATGGGCTTCACTCGCTGTATGCTAATTCTATTACACTCCAACTCATGTCAATAATGTCATCTTTCAATAACATATGAGTCGTCTATACAACAATGAGTTAATTAATTATCTCTATTGCTCCAACTAACACTTGCTTTGCGTGGACTGAGCACTGCGGTCTGCTTGTCTCTGCTGGTGCATATGGTGGGCATGCACAACGGTCTCCACGCGTAGAACTAACTGTCAACAAACCAGAAGATTAGGCATATATGTATCTTCAACTCCACTTGCCAATAAAAATAAGTTCAATGTTTCATAAGGACTTGGCATgcaaattaagggtgtgtttggttgggggatTTTGGTATAGGGAAtgtgtatgaaagtgattgctagtgtttggttgataggttttgaggatgctactatgggtttggaatatcccattaatgagaaaacccatacccttattaaataagggtttcatttcacttcttcatttcttccccaactattaatattcattctcattccacccaactaccaaacatgttaaatactttcaccaaaacccattacccttaccaagtatttgatacctatttcgattccgattcccatgtgcgaactaaacacaccctaagtttccATTATCAGGATTGATCCACATCTAACTTTCTGACATGGTATTATTGGaatttttcacattttcactcactcaaaattcaaaagtagacagaaattttaaatttttagttacaGTCACTttagaaatctaaaaaaaaaaaaaatttataagtacTGACTATTGAGTAATGTGGTCAGTAATATTGACTACTTTTTCTAGTAGTTGAAAATTTTTGTTGGTGAAATCATTTGGTGGGTTCTTTATTAAATTTGTGGTGAAATAAATCAATTAACAAATactcaatgattttttttttatttttaattagataaaGTTACACCATGGAGTAAATATTATGAGCTATTTTAATAAggaaaaaattaactttttttctaTGGGAAGAATGCAAATCACAAAATttctataattaaaaaaatgaaacatgTAATTTACcaagattttctttttatttttagtgtggTGTACAACGTTTTAgaaattttcctaataatttaattatatccCCAATAAATGTGAATGCGGATAAAATCTAccattcaatccatcaaacaaactaaaaaaatattcaatttataatattcattcataaaatgataaaataacatctaaaaattataattaaagaagtccatactagtttttagaataaaataaaattttaaatgtcatattgttgaacatcaataattggtgtagaATATTtgcctaatgtagtaaattcaaCCTTAGTCATGTTTATGATATCTTTTGTAATTTCATtcatgacaatggttcttagcaAGTTATAAACAGATTTGTGTAATGGAttcgtgtaaacgggttaacacgataatattaatgGAATAAATGGGTTGCAATAAGTTTAACGGGTTGATccgttaagacacgaaacataACAAGTCCTTAACGGGTGAACCCGTAATGACTTGAGACACGTTAAgactaaacactaacccgttactTTTGTATCCAGTTTTGTGTCGTGTTAATAGGTCGCGTCCATAATTGTCAGGTCTATTATATACCATTATTAAATGGGACGATTATTTATACCAATTgtaatataatctatatatatataataacagaagttcCTGGAAAGCTTTTCCCCCCAAAAATTACTGGGCATTTTagtcaaaacataaataataaattaatataattaaattaaagaatataatgaacggaatcaaaacataatgaatatttattaaccTAGAATAAAATTAGAAGGAAGACCatgttttattcaattattttaagtaataaaatttgtaccgtatatacatatacatggatAGCTATTAACctagaatatttataatttatataacataatgtatgtatacgttatataaatatttatgtatataatatttatgtatataatatctataaatatgtatatgtacgttataattaatataataaatattatatatcgttaaaattaaatgtacaattaaaaattataataggaaaagtctaaaataaaatagaaccaAGACCATGTttcattgaattattttaagtaataaaatttgtaccatatatatatatatatggataactaTTAAGctagaatatttataatttatataacataatgtatatattcgttatatacatatttatgtatataatatctactaatatgtatatatacgttttataattaatataaaaaatattatatatggtcaAAATTAAATGCATATGATTGCTCTAATCACAACCCCAGATTCAAAAGAATTAACGTGTATAGTAGATAAATTGGTTATTAAGAGAAAAGTACGGGAATGAGAATACACATTATACTCTACGATTTGACTTAGTCCAACAAACAACCACCCTAATCACCTAATTTTACCTAATTAGAATACACTCAAGGATTATATTTACTcatttgtaattaataaataatcaatcaataataattattaatcaattattattattattttccaaataaatctcttatgtaataaatatcataccactatataaatcaataTGAATTCAACTTATTTTACATCATTCACTATATATTAGCACTATAGCCTCATAGCAtagcaaaaaaattatatctataATGGCTCCTACTTTTGTTACACTCAATAAGATAAACGCCTACAACACTGAGTGGTCAATAATAGTACGATTGATTCGTATTTACGAAGTAAATAACAACAGAGGTgcaaccttagaatctgtgcTGGAAGATgtagaggtatatatatatatatatatatatatatatatatatatatatatatatataatcatttcttgaatcataatatatattttctaattcatattcatatatatgttctataaACCCctctacaaatttttttatattattattattattattatttataatttattatttattatttattatttggctttatcaattgttgttttaagtttgttttttttttctttctttttaaaattttgtatatcattgttttttttaatacgaagttttatgttttatttgcattgaaaaaataggtaaaatttgttttttttttttgggtatattCATTCacaattcctattttattattaatatattagggTACCCGTATACACTTGACATTCAAACAACTACATGTTGAAAAATTCAAGTGTATGCTTGATGAGGGATGTTTATACATTGTTTCCAATAATTCTATGGCATTCAAAACCACTCAACACAAATACATGCTCAGTTCCATGCGGGGCACAGAAGTGATTGAACATGCACATACCAGTTTcccaaacaatatttataaattcaagGAGTTTGGCCAACATAAACCAGAAGATATAATTTCTTTAgaattatttggtaatattgttttgtTACAATAACTTCATCTTTTAGCTTATGttatctaatttaattatttacagttatttatttgttaaataaGATTTTTGATATGTTATTTATTTGCTCGAGAGCCAGGTTGGAAATatctcaaatttaattattaattaatttttaaataatacaaagtaaataatatatatactttcattgTATAGGATTCAGATGCTTTTTTCACATTCCAACATGGTCAAGATAACAGTGTTGAGGTAATTTatctttgttatataataaactatttttatatttattcttttagcTTTGAAAATATTAGACAACATAAATTATAGaaacctttattttttttataggaaTTGTCTTCAGGTGGTGAGGTCACAACACCAATAAAAGATCTCAAAAAAGACGTTGATGTTGAAATAATTGGATCTGGATCTTCCAGTAACAGCATTAAACGTACCTTGAATGattcattttcatccaatgttGGAAAGAAGTCAAAATCGATTGTGAAGATAGAAAAANNNNNNNNNNNNNNNNNNNNNNNNNNNNNNNNNNNNNNNNNNNNNNNNATTACATCACAGAAGTATAAATACAAAACTATTGTCTTTCAACTAAGTTTTAAGCTACATTATTCCATACTCTTTAAAAACtatacatttagactataataCTCATGAAACAGCTGCTGGAATCAACCTCAATAAAACAGTCACGGCTAAGTCCCAAAAATCGTACAGACGgtaatatattctttcattaaattaataattaaaaaatttttttggtTAGCCAATGCTTGGGAGTTGACATACTTATCAGCTtatgaattctttaattttttttataaagaaaatgcatgggaattgatatacttttaagcTTATGAATTACGAATACTATGTGGATTTTTATTATTGACTATTGTAAATACTGTAGGGATTTGGTTTTGCCGTTTAGGTAGGGATTTGAGCTCTGggaaatttatcttttatataataataataataataataataataataataataatactaattatataaaaaaggaCAATGTGAAGAACAACACAATTgtagtgtaaaaatattatttattttttttataacaatattttttttgtgtttttataaaaGAGTAAGccataaatcaatttaatttcatttcaattctatttttttacttttttctatttatctTAATATGTTATAGGAATAACACAGtagtagaaattaaatttgttaattatttctcttaagaaaaaagtattatttatgtacttttcaatttttttgtttataaaatacaaatattcaaattttgaataggaAAAAAANTCAACCTCAATAAAACAGTCACGGCTAAGTCCCAAAAATCGTACAGACGgtaatatattctttcattaaattaataattaaaattttttttttggttagccAATGCTTGGGAGTTGACATACTTATCAGCTtatgaattctttaattttttttataaagaaaatgcatgggaattgatatacttttaagcTTATGAATTACGAATACTATGTGGATTTTTATTATTGACTATTGTAAATACTGTAGGGATTTGGTTTTGCCGTTTAGGTAGGGATTTGAGCTCTGggaaatttatcttttatataataataataataataataataataataataataatactaattatataaaaaaggaCAATGTGAAGAACAACACAATTgtagtgtaaaaatattatttattttttttataacaatattttttttgtgtttttataaaaGAGTAAGccataaatcaatttaatttcatttcaattctatttttttacttttttctatttatctTAATATGTTATAGGAATAACACAGtagtagaaattaaatttgttaattatttctcttaagaaaaaagtattatttatgtacttttcaatttttttgtttataaaatacaaatattcaaattttgaataggaaaaaaaatggcTCTACTaagattttgatatatatatatatatatatatataaataattgttaaaaaatcaTTACAAATATGAACagaatcatttattttatatttaccaaatcataaaataattataaatttgttgaatttattatggtgtataaattaaaatcaaatattcattgataatcattctaaatatgagcaaaatcaaaatatatattattcttttaacaaaaatattacatcacagaagtataaatacaaaattgttGTTTTTCAACTAAGTTTTAAGCTATATTATTCCATACTCTTTTCAAACTAcacatttaggctataatacTCATGAAGCAGTTGCTGGAACCAACCTCCATAAAACAGTCACGGCTAAGTCCCACAAATCGTACAGACGGTAATATATtcctttattaaattaataattaagtttttttttttggttagccAATGATTGGAAATTCAGATACTTATCACATTAggaatctttaatttttttttaataaacacaATGCATGGGAATTGATAAACTTTTAAGCTTATGAATTAGGAATACtatgtgaatttttattattgactaTTGTAAATAGTGTAGGGATTTGTTTTGCCGTTTAGGTAGGGATTTGTGGTTTGggaaatttatcttttatataataataataataataataataataataataataataataataaaataataataataataataataataataataataataataataagatgtgGGAAGAGTCTGCGTGATTTTGCACAAATGCCACTTTCAGACATTGAGTGGGCATCCAGTTCAATAAATCGAATGGTGCAAGATGAGTTGAGATATGACATAATAGAAATGCATGAAGAGCAtacaaaattgattttcaatctAACAACAGAACAACATGTTGTTTATAGCACAATAATCAGTGCTATAGACATAAATTTATGTGGCATTTTCTTCGTTTACGGTTATGGAGGGACTGAAAAGACATTTGTCTGGAGAACATTGTCAGCAACATTAAGGTCAAAAGGAGATATAGTACTCAACGTTGCTTCAAGTGGTATAGCTTCGTTACTACTACCTGGTGGCAGAACTGCTCATTCAAGGTTTGCAATACCACTAAATCCAAATGAGGATTCTACATGTAACATCAATCAAGGTAGCGAATTAGCTGAACTCATTGTTAAATGCAAACTtataatttgggatgaagcgccaatgatgcacaaacattgcTTTGAAGCTTTGGATAGAAGTTTGCGTGATATATTGCGTTTCAATAACCCACAAGGGCTAGACGTACCTTTTGGAGGAAAAACAGTTGTGTTTGGTGGAGACTTCAGACAAATTTTACCAGTTATACCAAAAGGAACTAGGCAAGATATTGTGcatgcaacaataaatgcatcTTACCTATGGAGGTATTGTAAAGTCCTACGCTTGACAAAGAATATGAGACTCCAAAACTCATCCTCAAATAATGATTATGCACAACTGAAACATTTTTCTGAATGGATTGCAAAAATAGGAGATGgcaaaattgaggggcaaacaGATGAATGTGAATACATAGAGATACTTGGACAAATACTCTTACAGTATTCTACAGATCCCATTAAAGCAATTGTGGAAAGCACGTATCCATCATTCTCAAGTATAATTGATGATCCATCGTACTTACAAAAAAGGGCGATATTGACACCAACACTTGACGTGGTACATTCTATAAATGAATATATCAGTTCTTTAAACACGTCTGATGGAATTACATATTTGAGTTGTGATAGTACTTGCAAATCTGATTCTAATGTTGATATGTTAGCTGATGTTCACACTCCAGAATTTTTAAATGGAATCAACTGTTCAGGTGTACCCAATCATGCATTGACATTGAAAGTTGGCACTCCAGTTATGCTATTAAGAAATATTGACCACTCAATTGGTTTATGTAATGGCACAAGAATGGTAATTACTAAACTTGGAAATCATGTTCTAGAAGCAAGGATATTGTCCAGAAGCAGTGCAGGTGAGAAAGTACTCATACCAAGAATGTCACTTACTCCATCAGACTTGAGGTTGccgtttaaatttcaaagaagacaatttccattaattgtctcatatgcaatgacaattAATAAGAGTCAAGGACAATCACTTTCTCATGTAGGCCTATTCTTGAAAAAATCTGTCTTTAGtcatggacaattatatgttgcaGTTTCTAGGGTCACTACTCCAGAAGGGctgaaaatattgatttgtgaCAGTGAAAGCACCAGAAAAACTTCAACAGCAAACATTGTATACAATGAAGTTTTTCAGAATTTGTAAATATTCGACttcattctaaaataatattttaactttataattgttattaaatttattatcttctttactttcaaaacaaaatttactacAGTAGTAATTAAAGtcattatgttttaatttcgcgattttttttaattccagactattgtatactattttttttttaacttttcaaacatatttattatacaaaaaaaatatgggatcaaaactattttaaatcaagtaatttaaaaaaacattaaaatacagTTTGATTCCAAGAATCTTTAAACatcttaatgatttttaaaattatttacactttttcccgtatttatttagatagtaatgaaattaaatatcgagaaatatattattcatactTTTACACTTATCTTATCATTGAacaaatatacactaaaaatatgataattatttattgtttataatttaacctctaattttattatttaaatatctaatacaaaaatttcatccgtgcatcgcacgggtaaaatactagtttatataatattgatggTGCTGATAAATTCAATATGATAACATTTTATAGTTTTGACTTTGATCTTTATTTTTACTAActtcattctttaatttattttatgttagGAGATTGGAAAAGAAAGAAGCctaattaagtaaaaaatgaaggaaaaaataGAAAGTCATGAGAATAATGTGGGAATATCCCCAAATCCCAATATTAATCGTAATTATGACATTATTACCATTTAGTACTAATCCTTTGCTGGCCGCAGGTTGTCTTTATTACCATTTATCATTAAAACCTATGAATTTAAGCCTATAAATACATACCCAACACCAGTGCAGCACTATAGATGTCAAAAAAGTGCAACAATGACAATCAAATTTCAGAGCTCAGCCTTGATTAAATTCTTGTTGGTTGCACAATGTGTATCAGTTCTCTGTGTTGCTCAAGATTTCGATTTCTTCTACT
Coding sequences within it:
- the LOC116012335 gene encoding ATP-dependent DNA helicase PIF1-like, whose protein sequence is MPLSDIEWASSSINRMVQDELRYDIIEMHEEHTKLIFNLTTEQHVVYSTIISAIDINLCGIFFVYGYGGTEKTFVWRTLSATLRSKGDIVLNVASSGIASLLLPGGRTAHSRFAIPLNPNEDSTCNINQGSELAELIVKCKLIIWDEAPMMHKHCFEALDRSLRDILRFNNPQGLDVPFGGKTVVFGGDFRQILPVIPKGTRQDIVHATINASYLWRYCKVLRLTKNMRLQNSSSNNDYAQLKHFSEWIAKIGDGKIEGQTDECEYIEILGQILLQYSTDPIKAIVESTYPSFSSIIDDPSYLQKRAILTPTLDVVHSINEYISSLNTSDGITYLSCDSTCKSDSNVDMLADVHTPEFLNGINCSGVPNHALTLKVGTPVMLLRNIDHSIGLCNGTRMVITKLGNHVLEARILSRSSAVSRVTTPEGLKILICDSESTRKTSTANIVYNEVFQNL